CCGCGCTAGCCATCGCTCCAGTAGCAAAATATCTGCTTGATTTTACTTGGGCAGAGGCATTTTTGCTAGGTTCCATCATCTCTTCGACAGATGCAGCAGCAGTATTTGCCATACTAAGAGCCAAGAAAATTTCACTTAAAAATAGCATTGCGCCATTGCTTGAACTTGAATCTGGCTCAAACGATCCAATGGCGATATTTCTAACTATGACGATCATTCAAATGATCTCACTAAATACCACGCCGACAGTATCTGAGTGGGCTATTACACTAGTTAAGCAGTTTGGCATAGGTATCGCTATGGGCTATTTATTTGGCGTCACTTTGCCAGCTATCTTTAATAGACTTCGCCTAAAAAGCTGGGGCCTTTATCCAGTTTTTTCTATCGCTTGGATATTGCTTTTATACACACTTTGCTTTAAGGTTGGCGGCAATGGCTATTTGGCTGTTTACATAGCTGGAATTTTTATAAATAAAAAAGAGTTTTCTCATAAGAAAAATTTAGTCGGTTTTCACGATGGCATCGCTTGGACTATGCAAATAGTTGTCTTTTTGACACTTGGTCTTTTGGTAAATCCTTCCGAGCTTCCAGCAACGGCACTAATGGCGCTTGTTTTGGCCTTATGGCTTATGTTTTTTGCAAGGCCACTTGGTGTTTTCGCATCGCTTGCATTTTCAAAATTTAAGATAAATGAGCAAATTTTTATCTCCTGGGTTGGGCTAAGAGGCGTCGTGCCAGTGGTGCTAGCTACCTATGTTTATGTAGATGGCGTGCGTGATGCGGATATGATTTTTAACATTATATTTTTTATGGTTTTGATTTCGATTTTGATACAGGGTATGTCACTTGGCTTTGCGGCTGATAAATTTAAGGTTAAAGAGAGCGAGCAAGAGGATGTTAAGGCAGTAGAAAACTCCCCGATCCTAAGCTACACACTTCGTCAGCATACCATTCACTATGGCTCAAAACTAATTGGCAAAGATTTGGCTCAGCTTGAGCTTCCAACTGAGTTTTTAATCATCCTAATAAAGCGTAAAAACGAGTATCAAAAGCCGACTGGTTCAACAATCTTTGAAGAAAATGATCTGCTACTGATACAATGCGAAAATCAAGTGCTGTATCAAGATACGGTTAAGTATTTGACATATTAAATTTATGCTATTTTACCAATAAAATTTTATAAAACACATGCGGTAAAAAGCGCAACCGTATAACCTCTATAATGGGCGGTAGATTTTTAATTTGAATTTGTCTTGCAGCCAAGTTTAGACAAGGTATTTAAAGTTAGACTAAAATTTAAATTTCTAGCCCAAAATGAGCTAGAAATTTGATTATTCTAAAGCTTGAGCTAGATCAGCGATCAGATCCTCTGCGTTTTCAAGGCCTATGCTAACTCTTATTAGCTCTTTTGTGATGCCGGCTTTGATTAGCTCTTCACTGCTTAGCTGTTGGTGAGTCGTTGAGGCTGGATGCGTGATGAGCGACTTTGTATCGCCGATATTTACCACTATCTTAAATAGTTTTACACGCTCTAACATCTTTTTTGCGCGCTCAAAGCTATCAGTCTCAAAGCAAAATAACCCATTTGCCATGCCATCTTTAAAGTATTTTTGCGCCTTTGCGTGATCTGCGTTGTCAGCAAGCCCTGGATATGCCACGCTTTTTATATGCTTGTGTGAGTTTAAAAATTTAGCTACCTTTAGGGCATTTTGCGAGTGTCTTTCAACTCTAACAGCAAGCGTTTCAAGCCCTTGTATAAGCTGCCAAGAGTTAAACGGAGAGATCACGGCGCCGATGTCGCGCACGATAGCAAGTCTCATTCTTAGCGTATAGATGTCAAAACGATCCGTCATATCAGCGTATACGATGTCGTGATAGCTCGCGTCTGGCACGTTAAAATGCTCATATCGTTTGTTGCCTTTTAGCTTTTCGTTTAGGTGATTTGCACTTACGACCACACCTGCTAGGCTAAGGCCCTGACCACTCATATATTTGCTCGCACTATGCACGCAAACATCGACACCGTGGCGAAGTGGCTGAAAGATGATAGGCGTTGGCACGGTGTTATCAGTGATGCTGATGATGCCATATTTGTTTGCGATTTCTACGATTTTTTCGATATTTGGGATAGAAATTTGCGGATTTGAGAGCGTTTCAAAAAATATAGCCCTAGTTTTATCATCTATCAAACTCTCCAGATCACCAGCTGTATCGCTGTCAAAGACTCTAGCCTCTATGCCAAATCTTTTTAGCGTGTGTGTAAAAAGCACCGTCGTACCGCCGTAAATTTTCTTAGCAATGATGATGTTATCGCCTGCTTGGGCTAAATTTATGATGCTGTAAAACAAAGCTGACTGACCGCTCGCAGTCGCTATCGCAGCGGCTCCGCCCTCAAGTGCGGCGACCCTTTTTTCAAAGATATCTGTCGTTGGATTGCCAAGTCTTGTGTAGATGTGGCCGCCATCTTTTAGATCAAACCTTGCTGCCGCAGTTTCGGCGCTTCCAAAGTCGTAAGCCGTGCTTTGAAAAATAGGCACAGCCATCGTGCCAAAGCCCTCGTGTGTATCGTAGCCTACGTGAATCGCAGCGGTTTCTTGCCTCATTTTTGCTCCTTTTAAGGTAATTTTGGCGTAAATTATACATTAGCAAAGCCAAAATTTAGGGGATAAAATCAATTTTTGATATAATTTGCCAAAAAAAAGGAAAAATTTGAACCAAGTTACGGACAAATTTAAACGTGTAAAATATCTTCGTGCGCTAGAAAAATTTGCAAAATCAGCGATAAATGGGCTAAAAAGAGATGACTTTGACGAGGCTGAATTTCGCCAAAGAGTGGAGAAAAACGCGAAAGTCATCGAAAAAGTCGAAGCTGTCTATCTTGATCAGCCATACTCAAAGGCACTAGAAAATTTTATAAATTTGCTTATCAAAAATGCCCCAAAAGAGGAGCTTTTAAAGGCGGCAAACCTACTTGATAAGCTCAAAAATCAAAAGACATATAAAAAAGAAAAACATAAAAATAAATTTAAGGATGAGGATTGAAAGTAGTTATTTTCGATATGGATGGTACCGTGATCGATAGCGGCGAGGCGATATATAAAACGGTAAATGAAGTAAGAGATGAGCTAAATTTGCCGCCACTTGAAAAAGAATTTATCATAAAAGCGATCAATGAGCCAGGTAGAAATTTACCCCTTGAGTTTTACGGCATCGACACACCAAGCAGGAGCTTAAAAGAGGGCTTTGAAGAGAAATTTAAGAAATTTTACGATGAGTGTGCGACTACATATGAGGGCGTAAAAGAGCTTTTGCAAAAGTGCAAAGAGGCTCATTACAAAGTCGTTTTGGCAAGCAATGCACCACACGATACGCTAGAGAAAATTTTAAAGAAAAATGAAATTTATGAGCTATTTGACGAGGTTATCGGCGCTAGCAAAGAGATACCGCAAAAGCCAGATCCTGCGATGCTTCACCTAGCTGTTAGTAAAACTAAAGCTAACAAGGCGATCTTTGTTGGGGATAGCCTAAAAGACGAGCTAGCGGCTAAAAATGCAAATATGCCTTTCTTGCAAGTTAGCTGGGGATTTGGCGAGGAGAGCAAAACTGCGACCTATAATGCCAAAAATGTTAGCGAGGCGTGGGAGATAATATTAAATTTCTAACTTAGTTTTAATTGGCTATAATCTTAAGAAATTTTCAAAGAAACAGCGATGATAGATATATTTGAGGGCAGTGCGAGAGATAAATTTTATGACATTTTGTTTAACGCAAATGCCGTTTTGGTTAAAAACGAGATAGATAAAATTTTTGAGAAATTTGTGGCTATGAGCGAGCTTTGCGAAAAGCATGGCATTAGCGAGGGCGAGATCAGAAATTTTATAGTCTCAGAGCAAGATAAAGTTTATAACGGGGTAAATGACCTATATATCGAGCTTAGCGGAGAAATTTTAAGCCAAAATGAGTAGAATTTTTGCGCTCATTGCTTTGCTAGCCGCTCTTCTTTTTGCAAAAGAGCCAAATTTCGACCCAAATTCGGTGCATACATTTGAGCTTAAAAAAGATGAGTGGGCGAGGGTCTTTATAACTGAAAAGCGAACTCAAAGGGTTGAAACGTTTGACTTTCGCTGGACGCTATTTGATAGTACAAATATCACCGTGCAAAGCTTTTTTAGGCGCTATCCAAGGCAGATGGTCTTTTCGCTAAGACAAGGACAAAACACCTACATGCAGCGAGTTTTGCCTGATTTTATGATGCCGCCAAACGAGAGTGTGAGCCTTTATATATCATTTATTGATTTTAAGGATAAAAAGGCGCATTTTAGGGTGGCGCTGCTAGATGAGAGCAAGCGTGTGGATGTGGGTTTTAGAGATCCGCACGAGGATAAATAGAAGGATAAAAATGGATAAAATCGATGAAATAATGGGTAAATTTATAAGCGAGCTTGGCTATAAAGAGGCGTTTGAGATGTTTTTAAAGATAAGCTCAGGCAAGAAGCTGCGCTCAAAACTTCTTTTAAAGATCGCAGGAGAGAGCGAAATTTCGCTTAAGCTTTGCGCTATCATCGAGCTCATCCACCTTGCAAGCTTACTGCACGACGACGTCATAGACGAGGCAAACATAAGACGAGGCAAGCCAAGTATAAACGCACTTTTTGGCAGTAAAAACTCAGTAATGCTAGGTGACATCCTCTACTCAAAGGCATTTTTTGAACTAACTAAATTTGAGCCAAGCATCGCAGCTGTCGTTTCAGATGCAGTTAGCAAGCTAAGCATCGGTGAGATGATGGATGTAAAAATGGCTGAAAATTTTAATGAAAACGAGCAAGAATATTTAAAGATGATTTATTATAAAACAGCTGTTTTGATAGAAGCCACGGCTATTTGCGGGGCAAAGCTAGCTAGCAAGGATAGCGAGAAATTTGGAATTTATGGCAAAAATTTAGGTATTGCATTTCAGATCGTTGATGATATATTAGACATAACTCAAGATGAAAAAACGCTTGGCAAACCAGCATTAAACGACTTTGTCGAGGGCAAAACGACACTTCCTTACATTTATCTTTATAAGAGCTTAGACGAAGCTGGTAAGACAAAGCTTAGATCGCTTTGGGCAAAGAAGCTAAACGTGAGTGAAATTTCATGGCTAAAAGAAAATTTTGATAAAACTAGCTCGGTTAGCAAAGCTATAAGCGAGGCAAAAAGGCTTGGGACTGAAGCGATAGAAGCGATAAGAGAGTATAAAAACGCCGAGCTTGAAGGGATCATAAAAAGCATGATAGATAGGGAATTTTAATGCACTATTTAGATATAAGTTTTACATATAAAAATACTGATATTTCAGTTAGAGAAAAGCTTGCATTTGATAGCGATGAGAAAAAAGAGCAAATTTTAAAACTACTAAGATCAAACAAAAGTATAAACGAATGTATGGTTTTAAATACATGCAACCGCGTCGAGATAATTGCAAGCGTTAGTGATCTAGAAAGTGCAACGACGCATGCATTTAGGTGTATGTCTGTATTTTCAGGTGTTTTTGAAGATGAGCTTTATGAAAGGGCTGATATTTATGAAGATAGCGGAGCCGTGCACCACCTCTTTGCCGTGGCAAGCTCACTTGATAGCCTAGTCGTCGGCGAAACACAGATCGTTGGCCAGTTAAAGAATGCCTTTAAATTTGCTTACGATAGCTCAGCTTGCGGCGAACAAATCAGTAAAATCATCCACTATGCATGTAAATGCGCTGCTAAAGTCAGAAACGAAACTCAAATTTCTAAAAACCCGATCTCTGTTTCAAGCGTTGCTGTGGCAAAAGCAAAAGAAATTTTTGGTACGCTTGAAGGCAAAACCGCTATCGTCGTAGGAGCTGGCGAAATGGGCGAGCTAGCAGCAAAGCACCTCATATCAAGCGGTGCAAATGTCATCATCGTAAATAGAAGCTCTGAGCGTGTTGAGCAGCTAGTTGATAGTCTAGGAGATAACGCTAGCTGGGATAGCATTTTAAAATTAAAAGAGTATGTAAATAATTACGATCTAATATTTTCAAGCACCGCAGCCCCACACGCTATCATCACAAACGCCATAATCGAACCAAGAGAATTTCATAGATACTTTTTTGATATTGCCGTACCAAGGGATATTGATCTTATAAATACGGAATTTATTAGCGTCTATACGGTCGATAGTTTAGAGGAGATAGTAAGGAAAAATTTAGCCCTAAGAGAGGAGCAAGCACAAAAGGCTTATTCGATCGTAGGTCAAGGCACAAGCGAATTTTTAAAAATTTTAAAAGAAGATATGAGCGTTCCACTCATAAAATCGATCCGCAAACAAGCTGAAATTTGCGCTAAAAACGAGCTAGAAAAAGCGATAAAAAAAGGCTATTTAAAGCATAGTGATTATGAGGAGGCACAAAAGCTCATTCATCAAGTTTTTAAAGCATTTTTGCACCAGCCAACGATGAAGCTAAAAGGGCTTGCGGATGAGGAGAGAGCGAGTGAGCTTTCAAATGGAGTTAAATTTTTATTTGACATACAAGATGAACAAAATTTTCAAGCAGGAGATATAGATGAAATTTAGTAAATTTTACGCCCCAACGACCAAAGAAGCACCAAAAGACGCATCTTTGCCAAGTCATCAGTTTTTGATCAGGGGTGGATTTGTCGAGCAATTTGGCTCCGGACTTTACAACTATCTGCCGCTTGGAAAGATCATGCACGATAAAATTTCACATGTGGTAAAAGAGGAGATGGACGAGGCTGGCGCGCTAGAGGTAAGCTTTAGCGTGGTTACTTCAAGCGAGCTTTGGAAACAAAGTGGCCGCTACAATGTCTTTGGCAAGGAGCTTTTACGCTTTAAAGATAGAAAAGAAAATGACTTTGTACTAAGCCCAACAAACGAAGAGGCAGC
This genomic interval from Campylobacter concisus contains the following:
- a CDS encoding potassium/proton antiporter → MENLLLFFAVLLITSILLSKISDKFGIPSLIIFLGVGMLAGSDGLLGVNFDDQMIAQNVGMLALIFILYAGGLDTDFAAIKPIFGRGLALATLGVFLTALAIAPVAKYLLDFTWAEAFLLGSIISSTDAAAVFAILRAKKISLKNSIAPLLELESGSNDPMAIFLTMTIIQMISLNTTPTVSEWAITLVKQFGIGIAMGYLFGVTLPAIFNRLRLKSWGLYPVFSIAWILLLYTLCFKVGGNGYLAVYIAGIFINKKEFSHKKNLVGFHDGIAWTMQIVVFLTLGLLVNPSELPATALMALVLALWLMFFARPLGVFASLAFSKFKINEQIFISWVGLRGVVPVVLATYVYVDGVRDADMIFNIIFFMVLISILIQGMSLGFAADKFKVKESEQEDVKAVENSPILSYTLRQHTIHYGSKLIGKDLAQLELPTEFLIILIKRKNEYQKPTGSTIFEENDLLLIQCENQVLYQDTVKYLTY
- a CDS encoding O-acetylhomoserine aminocarboxypropyltransferase/cysteine synthase family protein — translated: MRQETAAIHVGYDTHEGFGTMAVPIFQSTAYDFGSAETAAARFDLKDGGHIYTRLGNPTTDIFEKRVAALEGGAAAIATASGQSALFYSIINLAQAGDNIIIAKKIYGGTTVLFTHTLKRFGIEARVFDSDTAGDLESLIDDKTRAIFFETLSNPQISIPNIEKIVEIANKYGIISITDNTVPTPIIFQPLRHGVDVCVHSASKYMSGQGLSLAGVVVSANHLNEKLKGNKRYEHFNVPDASYHDIVYADMTDRFDIYTLRMRLAIVRDIGAVISPFNSWQLIQGLETLAVRVERHSQNALKVAKFLNSHKHIKSVAYPGLADNADHAKAQKYFKDGMANGLFCFETDSFERAKKMLERVKLFKIVVNIGDTKSLITHPASTTHQQLSSEELIKAGITKELIRVSIGLENAEDLIADLAQALE
- a CDS encoding HAD family hydrolase: MKVVIFDMDGTVIDSGEAIYKTVNEVRDELNLPPLEKEFIIKAINEPGRNLPLEFYGIDTPSRSLKEGFEEKFKKFYDECATTYEGVKELLQKCKEAHYKVVLASNAPHDTLEKILKKNEIYELFDEVIGASKEIPQKPDPAMLHLAVSKTKANKAIFVGDSLKDELAAKNANMPFLQVSWGFGEESKTATYNAKNVSEAWEIILNF
- a CDS encoding DUF2018 family protein; translated protein: MIDIFEGSARDKFYDILFNANAVLVKNEIDKIFEKFVAMSELCEKHGISEGEIRNFIVSEQDKVYNGVNDLYIELSGEILSQNE
- a CDS encoding polyprenyl synthetase family protein, with the translated sequence MDKIDEIMGKFISELGYKEAFEMFLKISSGKKLRSKLLLKIAGESEISLKLCAIIELIHLASLLHDDVIDEANIRRGKPSINALFGSKNSVMLGDILYSKAFFELTKFEPSIAAVVSDAVSKLSIGEMMDVKMAENFNENEQEYLKMIYYKTAVLIEATAICGAKLASKDSEKFGIYGKNLGIAFQIVDDILDITQDEKTLGKPALNDFVEGKTTLPYIYLYKSLDEAGKTKLRSLWAKKLNVSEISWLKENFDKTSSVSKAISEAKRLGTEAIEAIREYKNAELEGIIKSMIDREF
- the hemA gene encoding glutamyl-tRNA reductase, translated to MHYLDISFTYKNTDISVREKLAFDSDEKKEQILKLLRSNKSINECMVLNTCNRVEIIASVSDLESATTHAFRCMSVFSGVFEDELYERADIYEDSGAVHHLFAVASSLDSLVVGETQIVGQLKNAFKFAYDSSACGEQISKIIHYACKCAAKVRNETQISKNPISVSSVAVAKAKEIFGTLEGKTAIVVGAGEMGELAAKHLISSGANVIIVNRSSERVEQLVDSLGDNASWDSILKLKEYVNNYDLIFSSTAAPHAIITNAIIEPREFHRYFFDIAVPRDIDLINTEFISVYTVDSLEEIVRKNLALREEQAQKAYSIVGQGTSEFLKILKEDMSVPLIKSIRKQAEICAKNELEKAIKKGYLKHSDYEEAQKLIHQVFKAFLHQPTMKLKGLADEERASELSNGVKFLFDIQDEQNFQAGDIDEI